Proteins from a single region of Pyrus communis chromosome 6, drPyrComm1.1, whole genome shotgun sequence:
- the LOC137736091 gene encoding uncharacterized protein, with product MEDLRQIAFAYFKDASKQIQQLVDEFFSEMDVDGNDRVSLQEFTEYMERDEDCKHLCNSLFFDELKKEGHEELDFMDVMTLQPFCNGQCKKIIKGVYFACVKCFDDYATDAINTFNVCTACYVDAKYVHGHDKLLDSFLLLQSKKMTTLNQRAASVTNKVIT from the exons ATGGAGGATTTGCGCCAAATAGCATTTGCATACTTCAAGGATGCGTCGAAGCAAATTCAACAGTTGGTAGATGAGTTTTTCTCCGAAATGGATGTTGACGGGAATGACCGAGTGAGCTTGCAAGAGTTCACGGAATACATGGAGAGGGATGAAGATTGCAAGCATCTGTGTAACTCCCTTTTTTTCGACGAACTTAAGAAGGAAGGACATGAAGAGCTTGATTTCATGGACGTGATGACTCTCCAACCTTTTTGTAACGGGCAGTGcaaaaaaattatcaagggAGTTTATTTCGCTTGTGTCAAATGCTTTGACGATTATGCCACTGATGCCATCAACACATTCAATGTTTGCACTGCTTGTTATGTTGATGCCAAATATGTCCATGGCCACGACAAACTCCTAGATAGCTTCCTGCTTCTTCAAAGTAAGAAGATGACAACTTTGAACCAACGAGCAGCGTCAGTCACTAATAAG GTAATTACATGA
- the LOC137736530 gene encoding uncharacterized protein, producing the protein MEDLRLTAFAYYKHAPEDVQQLVDETFKEMDVNENDCVSWQEFTKYMEMYGDCKHLCNSHFFDELKKEGHEELDFMDVMSLFYIVYSGKPFCNGQCRKFIKGVYFACVKCFEDDATDATNTFNVCPACYVDGKYVHGHDKFLDNFLLLQRNRMTALNQQAASITNESKAPEYGSTSETSNSSSPAPQAPPAPPRPLTKAPEYGSTSETSNSSSPAPQAPPAPPRPLTPHTSNAMVPVNPRPKNGAGRKALKTIEILLALGNIFAATQCTIM; encoded by the exons ATGGAGGATTTGCGCCTAACAGCATTTGCATACTACAAGCATGCGCCGGAGGATGTTCAACAGTTGGTAGATGAGACTTTCAAAGAAATGGATGTAAACGAGAACGACTGTGTGAGCTGGCAAGAGTTCACGAAATACATGGAGATGTATGGAGATTGCAAGCATCTGTGTAACTCTCATTTTTTCGACGAACTAAAGAAGGAAGGACATGAAGAGCTTGATTTCATGGACGTTATGAGTCTCTTCTACATTGTTTATAGTGGAAAACCTTTTTGTAACGGGCAGTGCAGAAAATTTATCAAGGGAGTTTATTTCGCCTGTGTCAAATGCTTTGAAGATGATGCCACTGATGCCACCAACACGTTCAATGTTTGCCCTGCTTGTTATGTTGATGGAAAATATGTCCATGGCCACGACAAATTCCTTGATAACTTCCTGCTTCTTCAAAGGAACAGGATGACAGCTTTGAACCAACAAGCAGCGTCAATCACTAATGAG TCAAAGGCACCCGAGTATGGAAGTACATCGGAGACAAGCAATTCGTCTTCTCCAGCTCCTCAAGCTCCTCCGGCTCCTCCTCGTCCACTCACAAAGGCACCCGAGTATGGAAGTACATCGGAGACAAGCAATTCGTCTTCTCCAGCTCCTCAAGCTCCTCCGGCTCCTCCTCGTCCACTCACACCTCATACATCCAATGCAATGGTTCCCGTTAATCCAAGGCCAAAAAAT GGTGCCGGGAGGAAAGCATTGAAGACGATAGAAATCCTACTGGCCCTGGGAAATATCTTTGCTGCCACTCAGTGCACCATCATGTGA
- the LOC137736092 gene encoding uncharacterized protein has protein sequence MEDLRQIAFAYFKDASKQIQQLVDEFFSEMDVDGNDRVSLQEFTEYMERDEDCKHLCNSLFFDELKKEGHEELDFMDVMTLQPFCNGQCKKFIKGVYFACVKCFDDYATDAINTFNVCTACYVDGKYVHGHGKLLDGFLLLQSKRMIALNQRAASVTDEFDLVSQLN, from the exons ATGGAGGATTTGCGCCAAATAGCATTTGCATACTTCAAGGATGCGTCGAAGCAAATTCAACAGTTGGTAGATGAGTTTTTCTCCGAAATGGATGTTGACGGGAATGACCGAGTGAGCTTGCAAGAGTTCACGGAATACATGGAGAGGGATGAAGATTGCAAGCATCTGTGTAACTCCCTTTTTTTCGACGAACTAAAGAAGGAAGGACATGAAGAGCTTGATTTCATGGACGTGATGACTCTCCAACCTTTTTGTAACGGGCAGTGCAAAAAATTTATCAAGGGAGTTTATTTCGCTTGTGTCAAATGCTTTGACGATTATGCCACTGATGCCATCAACACATTCAATGTTTGCACTGCTTGTTATGTTGATGGCAAATATGTCCATGGCCACGGCAAACTCCTAGATGGCTTCctgcttcttcaaagcaagagGATGATAGCTTTGAACCAGCGAGCAGCGTCAGTCACTGATGAG TTTGATTTGGTGTCTCAACTCAATTAG
- the LOC137738447 gene encoding uncharacterized protein produces MEDLRQTAFAYYKYASTDVQRLADESFYEMDLDKNDLVSLQEFTEYMERHGDYKHLCNSLFFDELKKEGREELDFMDVMTLLYIIYSGKPFCNGQCKKFIKGVYFACVKCFDDCATDATNTFNVCPACYADGKYVHGHDKFLDSFLLLQSKRMTTLNQQAVSVTNESKAPEYGSTSETSNSSSPAPPRPLTPHASNAMVPVNPRPKNSAGRKALKTIEMLLALGNIFAATQCTIM; encoded by the exons ATGGAGGATTTGCGCCAAACAGCATTTGCATACTACAAGTATGCGTCGACGGATGTTCAACGGTTGGCAGATGAGTCTTTCTACGAAATGGATCTAGACAAGAACGACCTAGTGAGCTTGCAAGAGTTCACGGAATACATGGAGAGGCATGGAGATTACAAGCATCTGTGTAACTCCCTTTTTTTCGACGAACTAAAGAAGGAAGGACGTGAAGAGCTTGATTTCATGGACGTGATGACTCTCTTGTACATTATTTATAGTGGAAAACCTTTTTGTAACGGGCAGTGCAAAAAATTTATCAAGGGAGTTTATTTCGCTTGTGTCAAATGCTTTGACGATTGTGCCACTGATGCTACTAACACGTTCAATGTTTGCCCTGCTTGTTATGCTGATGGCAAATATGTCCATGGCCACGACAAATTCCTTGATAGCTTCctgcttcttcaaagcaagagGATGACAACTTTGAACCAGCAAGCAGTGTCAGTCACTAATGAG TCAAAGGCACCCGAGTATGGAAGTACATCGGAGACAAGCAATTCGTCTTCTCCAGCTCCTCCTCGTCCACTCACACCTCATGCATCCAATGCAATGGTTCCCGTTAATCCAAGGCCTAAAAAT AGTGCCGGGAGGAAAGCATTGAAGACGATAGAAATGCTACTGGCCCTGGGAAATATCTTTGCTGCCACTCAGTGCACCATTATGTGA